The DNA segment GGGTGAGTAAAGCCACGCATGAAGTCGTGGTCCGAGCCGTGGCGCCTCGTGGGCCGGGCCGTGGCGCCTCGTGGGCCGGGCCGTGGCGCCTCGAGGGCCGGGCCGTGGCGCCTCGTGGGCCGGGCCGTGGCGCCTCGTGGGCCGGGCCGTGGCGCCTCGTGGGCCGGGCCGTGGCCAAGCATGTGTTTGTTCTCCAGGTTTGGTGACTCTTAATGACATGAAAGCCAAGCAGGAGGCTCTAGTCAAAGAAAGAGAGAAGCAACTTGCCAAGAAGGAGCACTTCAAGGACCTTCagctgtaagtgtgtgtgttggggggggggcgtagCACTTGCGTGGACCAGGTTTGTAATTCTTCCCCACAGGAAGCTAGAAaagcaaagagagaaagaaagaaaaaaagaacagaaaaggcAGATCGCCAGCCTGTCCTTCAGCCTCGAGGAGGACGgagacgacgacgacgacgatgatgatgatgatgacgacgacgacgacgaggAAGAAATTGAAAAGGAAGGTGAGTTGTTTGACTTTGTGCCGCGTTACAGTGAAAGCAGGGTGTAGGATGTGAGTTGTAGGGGTTATTTCCTGCCCACGTTTGTTACTGGTCTGAACTCCCACAATGAAGCCCTACCAGTAGCCACCTGCTTCCTGCGTGGCTGGTAACGCGGCAGGTTCTTGGCCCGGGACGCACTTCGGGTGACTGGCTCCTGTTCGCCGCCGCtctgaaatgtatttcttttgtatCTGTCAGAATTgccaaagaagaagaagaagctgggAAAGAATCCAGATGTGGATACGAGTTTCCTCCCCGACCGAGACCGGGAGGTGGGTGAGCGAGCCGTGGCCAGAACGGTATCCGTGTTTTCGTGGTGTCTTAGTGAATAGAAGTTTCTCTTTCGCAGGAGGAAGAAAACCGGCTCCGGGAAGAGCTGAGACAGGAATGGGAGCGCAAGCAGGAAAAGATTAAAGGTGAGGCTGAGCACCTAGGGTCCGGCAGCTCCGAGAGCCACGCTTAATCCGTGGTATTTAAAGGGCTGGTAACGTGAgggctgctgtgagtcacttttttcccccttcctcCTCTCAGGTGAAGAAATTGAGATCACGTTCAGCTACTGGGACGGCTCCGGACACAGGAGAACCGTGAAGGTAACGTGTGTGGAGCTTCAGTCCACGTGAGCAGTTTCTCCAGCTTGTGGCTTTTCTGTAGGTTGTGTTTGTAACGAGTCTGCACCAGCCCGGGGCAATAAGACGTTTGTGGGTCAGGGGCTCACTAATGGGGTGCACTCTGTGAGATGTCTCTCCTCGTTCTAGATGAAGAAAGGAAACACTATGCAGCAGTTCCTGCAGAAGGCTCTGGAGATCCTGCGCAAGGATTTCAGCGAGCTTAGGTAAGGGGTAGTGGTAGCACCGAGAGGCCTTCAAGCAGAGGTGATGGGGATTTAAAACATGTGTGTTCTAGACAcgcggctcctgaatctgacgAGACTGACTgcggattaaggtttgagtcgttacagtaGAGACATCAATGCCGAGTGCGGCTGGGGCTCTCCGGCCTTTTTTGGTGATTGGATTGAGTGATGCTTTCAGTATCGCTGTGATCTCCAAGCATGTGGCTTTGGG comes from the Spea bombifrons isolate aSpeBom1 chromosome 8, aSpeBom1.2.pri, whole genome shotgun sequence genome and includes:
- the FAM50A gene encoding protein FAM50A, producing MAQYKGAASEAGRAMQLMKKREKQREQLEQMKQRIAEENVVKANINKKFSAHYDAVEAELKSSTVGLVTLNDMKAKQEALVKEREKQLAKKEHFKDLQLKLEKQREKERKKEQKRQIASLSFSLEEDGDDDDDDDDDDDDDDDEEEIEKEELPKKKKKLGKNPDVDTSFLPDRDREEEENRLREELRQEWERKQEKIKGEEIEITFSYWDGSGHRRTVKMKKGNTMQQFLQKALEILRKDFSELRSAGVEQLMYIKEDLIIPHHHSFYDFIVTKARGKSGPLFNFDVHEDVRLLSDATVEKDESHAGKVVLRSWYEKNKHIFPASRWEPYDPEKKWDRYTIR